The following DNA comes from Streptomyces sp. NBC_00273.
AAGGCCCTCGCCCTGGGCCGCGAGGACCTGGCCCGCGAGGCCCTGTCCCGACGCGCCTCGCTCCAGCAGCAGGTCAGCGACCTGGAGGTGCAGCACCAGACCCTCCAGGGCGAGGAGGAGAAGCTGACGCTGGCCGCCCAGCGGCTGCAGGCCAAGGTGGACGCCTTCCGCACGAAGAAGGAGACCATCAAGGCCACCTACACGGCGGCCCAGGCGCAGACCCGGATCGCGGAGTCCTTCTCCGGCATCTCCGAGGAGATGAGCGACGTCGGCCTGGCCATCCAGCGGGCCGAGGACAAGACCGCCCAGCTGCAGGCCCGCGCCGGTGCGATCGACGAGCTGCTGGCCTCCGGGGCGCTCGACGACCAGAGCGGCCTCGGCTCCAAGGACGACATCCAGGCCGAGCTGGACCGCCTCTCGGGCGGTACGGACGTGGAGCTGGAGCTGCAGCGCATGAAGGCCGAGCTGGCGGGCGGCCCGTCCGCCCAGCAGCAGGCCATCGAGGGCGGTGCGCAGGGCAACGGCCAGCAGTCGCAGGCGCCGCACCGGTTCGACAAGCAGTAGGACGGGGCCCGTCATGATTGTCCGCATCATGGGGGAAGGTCAGGTGGAAGTGGCGGACAGCCACTTCGCCGAGCTCAACAAGCTGGACGACGAACTGCTCGTGGAGCTGGAGAGCGGTGACGATGAGGGCTTCCGGCGGACCCTGGGCGCGCTGCTGGACGCCGTACGGCGACTCGGCACACCGCTCCCGGACGACGCGCTGGAGCCGTCCGAGCTGATCCTCCCCGGTGACGACGCCGACCTGGACGAGGTCAGGGAGATGCTCAGCGACGACGGGCTGATCCCGGGCTGAGCCCGGGCCGGGTGCACCGACGGCACGACGGCGGGCCCTCCCCCCTTGCACAGGGGGGAGGGCCCGCCGCCGTCGTCAGTGCGGGGGCGGCTTCTCCAGGGAGACCGCCTGGTCCGGATCGGGGTCCGGGCCGTGTCCCGGGGCACGGCCCGGACCGAGTTCCGGGTCCGGGGTCCCGCCGATGAAGTTCTCGAACCTGCGGCGCGGCCCCGCCCAGCGCCGGTCGTGGTGGAAGGCGCGCAGCCCGGCCTTGGCCCGGGCGCGCGGCCGGTTCGCGTAGAACCTCTTCGCGTACGGGGATCCGGGCCGGGCCAACCGGATCGCGCCGACCAGCGCCACGAGGGGCACGACCAGCCCGAAGAGCGCGGTGCGCGCCTTGCCCTTCCACAGGGCGAGCAGGGAGAGGCAGAAGTTGGTGGCCCCGTTCATGACGACCAGACCGCGGCTCTGGCGCTCCTCGGTCGACAGGTCGTTCACCCCGAAGGGCACGAAACCGCCGATGACCAGGGCCACGACGGCGGCCGTGATGACCACGAGCTCCACGCTCTTGCGGCCCTGCTCGCTCCAGTAGACGTCGTCGAGGTGCAGGATGAGCGCGAACTCGTCCAGGACCAGGCCCGCGCCCAGGCCGAAGATCACGGCGGAGACGTACGCGCCGAAGCCGTACCGGCCGCTGCCGACCGCGCCGAAGCCGCCGATGATCACGAGGATCACGCCCGGCACCACGTGGTGGATGTGCAGACCGCCCGGGGTGACGTTCTTGAAGGGCCCCCGGCCGGCCCGGATCATCCGGGTGATCATACGGGTGACCAGGAACGACATCACGAAGGAGAGCAGGGCGAGCAGGAGCGGCAGCTTCCCCGGTTCGACGATGTTCCGATACCACCAGTGACCCATCCCACTGACTCCCTATTTGGCATGTAATGGGTAATTTACCGCTCGCGTCGAGCGGGTACCGTTCCCGCCGATGACAGATTCGTACGACGGCCCGCCCACGATGCCGCCCCCGGAACGCGCCTCGCTCCTCGACGGCCTCCGTTTCGCGTTCGGCACCCTCACCGTGCTGCCCGCCCGCATCACCCGCTGGGACCGCCCCGCCGCCCGCACCGGAATGGCCTGCGCCCCGCTCGCCGGGCTGGTCGTGGGCGTGCTCGCGGCCCTGCCCGGAGTCCTCCTGCTCCTGCTCGGCGGGGGGCCGCTGCTCGCCGCGGCCGTCACCGTCGCCGTACCGGCCGCGCTGACCCGGGGACTGCACCTCGACGGCCTCGCCGACACGGCCGACGGCCTCGGCAGCGCCAAACCCGCCGGCGAGGCCCTGCGGATCATGAAGCAGTCCGACATCGGCCCCTTCGGCGTCGTGGCCCTGGTGATCGTGCTGCTCCTTCAAGTGGCCGCCCTGTCCGACATCTACGCCGACAGCTGGATCCGCGGCGCCCTGGCCGCCGTGGTCGCCGCCGTCGCGGCCCGCGTCGCCATGACCCTGGCCTGCCGGGAAGGCGTCCCGGCGGCCCGCCCCGGGGGACTCGGCGCCGCCGTCGCCGGGGTGGTCCCGCGGCGCGCCGCCGCCCTGATCGCCGTACTCGCCGTCGCACTGGCCGCGGCCGCCGCACTCCCGCTGGGCCTGACCGCCGCCGGCCGGAGCGCGGCGGCGGTCCTGGCCGCGCTGCTCGCCGCGGAACTGCTGCTCCGCCGCTGCGTACGCCGCTTCGACGGGGTCACCGGCGACGTCTTCGGCGCCCTCGAGGAGGTCGCGGCGACCACCGCCCTGATCGTCCTCGCCCTGGGCTGAGCGCGGCCGGCGGGCCCGCGTACCCTCACCCCGTGGACCAACATGCGACGGACCTGCCCTCCGCCGCGCCCGTCAGGGTGCTGCTCGCCGACGACCAGGCGCTGCTGCGCAGCGCGTTCAAGGTGCTCGTCGACTCCGAGCCCGACATGGAGGTCGTCGGGGAGGCCTCCGACGGGGCGCAGGCCTTCGAACTCGCCCGCCGGATGCGCCCCGACGTCGTCCTCATGGACATCCGGATGCCCGGCACCGACGGGCTCGCCGCCACCCGCATGATCAGCGCGGACCCGGAACTCGCCGCCGTCCGCGTGGTGATGCTCACGACCTTCGAGGTCGACGAGTACGTGGTCTCGGCCCTGCGGGCCGGCGCCTCCGGCTTCCTCGGCAAGGGGGCCGAACCCGAGGAGCTGCTCAACGCGATCCGCGTCGCCGCGGCCGGCGAGGCGCTGCTCTCCCCGGCCGCCACCAAAGGTCTCATCGCCACCTTCCTCGCCCAGGGCGGCGGCGCCGATCCGGCCGCCGCCGGAGCCTCGGCCGGGGCGCACGCGCAGCGGCTCGCCGCGCTGACCGTCCGCGAGCGCGAGGTCCTCGTACACGTCGCGGCCGGGCTGTCGAACGACGGGATCGCCGGGCGGTTGGAGGTCAGCCCGCTGACCGTCAAGACCCACGTGAACCGGGCCATGGCGAAGCTCGGCGCCCGCGACCGGGCCCAATTGGTGGTTATTGCCTACGAATCGGGACTGGTCCGCCCGCGCGCGGAGTAGGCCCGCCCCGTACGGCGTACTCCAGACGCGGTATGCCGCACATAAGGACGGCACCTGCGAGCGACGAAACGCGCCACCCCGGTGCGACAGGGTAGGAGTGCCCTCGCGTTCGTCACTGCAGAGAGATCTCATACCCATGTCCTGGCTGTCCCGCTTCAGCCTGGCCCAAAGGGCCCTGGTCGGCCTCGTGTCGATCGTCGCGCTCCTCTTCGGCGCCATAGCCATCCCGCAGCTCAAGCAGCAGCTGCTGCCCTCCATCGAATTGCCGATGGTGTCCGTGCTCGCGCCGTACCAGGGCGCCTCGCCCGACGTGGTCGAGAAGCAGGTCGTCGAACCGATCGAGGCCATGCTCAAGGGTGTCGACGGCATCACCGGCATCACCTCCACCGCCAGCGAGGGCAACGCCCTCATCATGGCCACCTTCGACTACGGCGACAGCGGCACCAAGCAGCTCGTCGCCGACGTCCAGCAGGCCGTGAACCGGGCCCGCGTCCGGCTGCCCGCCGAGGTGGACCCGCAGGTCGTGGCCGGTTCCACCGACGACATCCCGACCGTCATCCTGGCCGTCACCGCCGACAAGGACCAGCAGGCGCTCGCCGACCAGCTGGAACGATCCGTCGTCCCCGTCCTCTCGGACATCGAGGGCGTCGGCCAGGTCACCGTCGACGGCGTCCAGGACCTCCAGGTCACCGTCATCCCCGACAACGCCAAGCTCGCGGCCGCCGGCCTCGACGGCGCCTCCCTCGCCCAGGGCCTCCAGGCGGGCGGCGCCGCCGTCCCCGCCGGCTCCTTCGACGAGGCCGGCAAGAACCGCACCGTCCGCGTGGGCAACGGCTTCACTTCCCTCGCCCAGGTCGAGGACCTGCGGCTGACCCCCGGCACGGGCAAGCCGGCCGTGCGCCTCGGCGACGTCGCCACCGTCAAGCAGGAGCCGGCCAAGGCCGTCTCGATCACCCGCACCAACGGCAAGCCCAGCCTCGCCCTCGTCCTCACCATGGACAAGGACGGCAGTGCCGTCGCCATCTCCGACGCGGTCAAGGACAAGCTGCCCGAGCTGCGCACCGCGCTCGGCGCCGGCGCCGACCTGACCGTCGTCAGCGACCAGGGCCCGGCCGTCGCCAAGTCCATCTCCAGCCTCACCACCGAAGGCATGCTCGGCCTGCTCTTCGCGGTGATCGTGATCCTGGTCTTCCTGGCCTCGCTGCGCTCGACGCTGGTCACGGCGGTCTCCATCCCGCTGTCCGTCGTCCTCGCGCTCATCGTGCTGTGGACCCGCGACCTGTCGCTGAACATGCTGACCCTGGGCGCCCTCACCATCGCCATCGGCCGTGTGGTCGACGACTCGATCGTGGTCCTGGAGAACATCAAGCGCCACCTCGGCTACGGCGAGGAGCGCGAGGCCGCGATCATCACCGCGGTCAAGGAGGTCGCCGGCGCGGTCACCTCCTCCACCCTCACCACCGTCGCCGTCTTCCTGCCGATCGGCCTCACCAGCGGCATGATCGGCGAGCTCTTCGGCTCCTTCTCGCTCACCGTCACCGCGGCCCTGCTGGCCTCGCTGCTCGTCTCGCTGACGGTCGTACCGGTGCTCTCGTACTGGTTCCTGAGCGCGCCCAAGGGCGTCGAGCCCGGGAACGCCGAGAGCGCGGCCAAGGCCCGCCGCGAGGCCCAGGAGAAGGAGGCGCGCAGCCGCCTCCAGCGCTTCTACGTCCGCGTCCTGGGCTTCGCCACCCGGCGCCGGGTGACCAGTGTGGCCATCGCGGTGGTCGTCCTGATCGGCACCTTCGGGATGACCCCGCTGCTGAAGACCAACTTCTTCGACCAGGGCGAGCAGGAAGTCCTGACGGTCAAGCAGGAGCTCGCCCCCGGCACCTCGCTGGCCGCCTCCGACGAGGCGAGCCGCAAGATCGAGCAGGTGCTGTCCTCGGTCGACGGTGTCAAGAGCTACCAGGTCACCGTCGGCTCCTCCGGCTTCCTGGCAGCCTTCGGCGGCGGTACGGGCTCCAACCAGGCCTCGTACCAGGTCAGCCTGAAGGACTCCGGCAAGGCGGACGCCGTCAAGAAGGGCATCGAGGGCAAGCTGGCCGCCCTCGACGGCATCGGCGAGACCCGCATCGTGGCGGGCGACGGCTTCGGCAACCAGAACCTCAGCGTGGTCGTCAAGGCCGGTGACGGCAAGGTCCTCGCCGAGGCCGCCGAGCAGGTCCGCGCCGAGGTCGCGAAGCTCAAGAACGTCGCCGACGTGCAGAGCGACCTGTCCCAGTCCGTGCCCCGCATCTCCGTGACGGCCACCCCCAAGGCGGCCGAGGCCGGCCTGGACCAGACCGCGCTCGGCGCGATCGTCGCGCAGGCCGTCCGGGGCAACCCGGCCGGCAAGGCCGTGCTCGACGACACCGAGCGGGACATCGTCATCAGGTCCGCGCAGCCGGCCACCACCCTGGCCGAACTGCAGGCGCTCCCCGTCGGCCCGGTCAAGCTCGGTGACATCGCCGAAGTCAAGGAAGTCCCCGGCCCGGTCGCGATGACCCGGATCGACGGCGCCCGCGCCGCCACCGTCACCGCCCGGCCGCTCGGCGACAACACCGGCGCGGTCAGCGCCGAGCTGCAGACCAAGCTCAAGGCCCTGGACCTGCCGGAAGGCGCCACCGCATCCATCGGCGGCGTCTCCGAGGACCAGGACGAGGCCTTCGGCTCGCTGGGCCTGGCCATGCTCGCGGCCATCGCGATCGTGTTCATGCTGCTGGTCGCGACCTTCCGGTCGCTGGTCCAGCCGCTGATCCTGCTGGTCTCCATCCCGTTCGCGGCGACCGGCGCACTCGGCCTGCTCATCGCCACCGGCACCCCGATGGGCGTCCCGGCGATGATCGGCATGCTGATGCTCATCGGCATCGTCGTGACCAACGCGATCGTCCTGATCGACCTGGTCAACCAGTACCGCGCCCAGGGCCTGGGCGTCGTGGAAGCGGTCATCGAGGGCGGCCGGCACCGGCTGCGCCCGATCCTGATGACGGCCCTGGCGACGATCTTCGCGCTGCTCCCGATGGCGCTGGGCGTCACCGGCGAGGGCGGCTTCATCTCGCAGCCGCTCGCGGTCGTGGTGATCGGCGGCCTGGTCAGCTCCACCCTGCTGACGCTGCTGCTCGTACCGACCCTCTACACGATGGTCGAGCTCCGCAAGGAGCGCCGCCGCGCCAAGCGGGCGGCGAAGCGCGAGGCCCGCCTGACGGCGGTCCCGGCCCCCGCCGCCGCGGAGGACGAGGTCCCGGCCAAGGCCTGACACCCCTCGCACAACGGCCGAAGGGCCGCTCCTCGGATCGAGGGGCGGCCCTTCGGGCGTGTTACGGGGAGCAGGAGGCGGCTACGGGAGCGCCAGCATCCGCTCCAGCGCGAGCTTCGCGAAGCTCTCCGTCTCCTTGTCGACCTGGATCTGGTTGACGAGGTTGCCCTCGGCCAGGGACTCCAGGGTCCACACCAGGTGCGGGAGGTCGATGCGGTTCATCGTCGAGCAGAAGCAGACCGTCTTGTCGAGGAAGACGACTTCCTTGTCCTCGGCAGCGAATCGGTTCGCCAGGCGCCGGACCAGGTTCAGCTCGGTGCCGATGGCCCACTTGGAGCCGGCCGGGGCCGCCTCCAGCGCCTTGATGATGTACTCCGTCGAACCGACGTAGTCCGCGGCCGCCACGACCTCGTGCTTGCACTCGGGGTGGACCAGGACGTTCACGCCGGGGATCCGGGCGCGGACGTCGTTGACCGAGTCGACCGAGAACCGGCCGTGCACGGAGCAGTGCCCGCGCCACAGGATCATCTTGGCGTTCCGCAGCTGCTCGACGGTGAGGCCGCCGTTGGGCTTGTGCGGGTTGTAGAGCACGCAGTCGTCCAGGGACATGCCCATGTCGCGGACGGCGGTGTTGCGGCCCAGGTGCTGGTCCGGGAGGAAGAGGATCTTCTCACCCTGCTCGAAGGCCCACTCCAGGGCCTTCTTCGCGTTGGACGAGGTACAGATCGTGCCGCCGTGCTTGCCGGTGAAGGCCTTGATGTCGGCGGAGGAGTTCATGTACGAGACGGGCACCGTGCTGCCGGCTATGCCGGCCTCGGTCAGCACGTCCCAGCACTCCGCGACCTGCTCGGCGGTGGCCATGTCGGCCATCGAGCAGCCGGCGGCCAGGTCCGGCAGGACCACCTTCTGGTCGTCCGAGGTCAGGATGTCCGCGGACTCGGCCATGAAGTGCACGCCGCAGAAGACGATGTACTCGGCCTCCGGCTTGGCGGCCGCGTCCTTGGCCAGCTTGAAGGAGTCGCCGGTGACGTCCGCGAACTCGATGACCTCGTCACGCTGGTAGTGGTGGCCGAGGATGAAGACCTTGTCCCCGAGCTTCTCCTTGGCCGCGCGGGCACGCTCCACGAGGTTCGGGTCCGACGGCGAAGGCAGGTCGCCGGGGCACTCCACCCCGCGCTCGCTCTTGGGGTCGGCCTCACGGCCGAGCAGCAGCAGGGCAAGGGGCGTCGGCTGGACGTCCAACGGCTGGGCGGTGGTCACGACACGCACCCTTTCTGTTCTGCGACAAGGGACTTCTGGATCATCACGTCGACTTCTCGTCTATTTGACGTTATCTATGATAGCCGCTTCACGTCAGTTTGACGATGCCGATAGTGTCAATGTGACGCATCAGCCCACGATTCGCCGGGCCCACCCCCGCGTGCGGTGTGCGAGCATGGAATATCTGAAACAAGCGTCGGGTCCCGGAATGAATCCGCGGTCCCGCTCGTTGCCACCGACGGCAAGAGTCCGACGTTTCCCCGCCCCCGGCGGGGAGCCGCCCACTTCGGGAGTGAATGCAGATGTCCGTACAGGACGACAAGACCACTGTGAGCGACGGCATCCTCCTGTCCGACGCCGCCGCCGAGAAGGTCAGGACCCTGCTGGAGCAGGAGGGCCGCGATGACCTGGCGCTCCGCGTCGCCGTCCAGCCCGGTGGCTGCTCCGGCCTGCGCTACCAGCTCTTCTTCGACGAGCGCTCCCTCGACGGCGACGTCGTGAAGGACTTCGACGGTGTGAAGGTCGTCACGGACCGGATGAGCTCCCCGTACCTCCACGGTGCCTCCATCGACTTCGTCGACACCATCGAGAAGCAGGGCTTCACGATCGACAACCCCAACGCCACGGGCTCCTGCGCCTGCGGCGACTCGTTCAGCTAAGCCTGGACACCCGCGTGACAGAGGGCCCGCCCCCGGTCGAATCCGACCGGGGGCGGGCCCTCGTGTCATACCCGGCCCCGAGCCCTGCCCGGGACCGCCACTACTGCCGGGGGAGCGGCTTGCCCGTGGCCGCGTCGATCACCTTCCGGTCACCCAGCGGCTGCTGCAACTGCACCGTCAAGGACATGTCCTGCGCCAGCATGATGCAGGCCTGACCCGGCTTGTTCGGGGTGTCCGTGATCTTCACCAGGACCGATTCCGCCTGCTCCCGCGCCTCCACGGCATAGGTGCTGCACACACTGCCCCAGAAGTTCACGGTCAGCTTCCGGTCGGCCTCCGCGTAGGAGAATCCGGTCACCGTGCGCATGTCCTTCGGGCCGGGAGTGCTCTCCTGGGCGGCCGCCGCCGGCTGGGCCACCGTGTGGCCGGGCGCGCCGCCCTGACCCGCCACCTCGAAGAGCCAGGCCGGAACCAGCCCCTGCGCCCCGTTCACCGTGCCGGGGACGAGCCCGAGCACGGCGCCCTTCACCGTCTCCGTCCGCGGCGGCTTCATCGGCCGCGGCTCCGGGTTGCACGGCACCGCGTCCGTGGACGACACCGCGGTGTCCGCCGCCAGCGGGACCGCGCTCGCGCAACCGCTGGGCTCGGGGTTGCCCTCCCCGCCGCCCGCCTTCGCGTTCAGTCGGGCCAGCGCCTCCACGGCCCCGACCACCTGCTGATCGGCCGCCCGCACGGGCGCCTTCAGCTCCCCGTTGCCCCCCACCACCGAGCCGTCGGAGCCCACGCTGACCTTCGTGGACCAGCCCTGCGTGGGCAGCCCGCCGATCACCGGGTCGGCGGCCACCACCCGTACCGACCCCTGGTGGGACCGGGCGTCCGGCTTGCCCCCCTCCACCCCCGCAGCGGCCAGCACCGGGGCCGCGGCGGCCTTGGCGGCCTCCTCCGACACCGGAGTCCCCGTCTCGGCCCCGCCGCCCGCACTCGCCCCCGGGTCCTTGGGGAGGGTGGCCGGGCCGCAGGTGTCCTTGCCGCGCACACAGTCGTCCCCGGCGCCGTTGCCCGGCGCCTGGAAGCGGGCGAAGTTCCACGTCCCCGGCGCCGTACGGGCCACCGTGAGCCGGGGCCCGGAGCCGTCGGCGGCCTCCCCGGCCAGCCAGACGTCCCCGCTCAGCCGCGGCTCGCCGGGCAGGCCCAGCGCCGCCGCGAGGCGGGCCACCTCCGCCGAGGTGACCTCGCCGGACAGCGCGTAGGTGGGCGCGCCGGCCGGGGCCTCCGGAAGCTTCACGTCGGCCCGGTAGACCACCCCGCCGCCGGACGGGTCGGGCTCCCCGGGCGCGATGCCCGGCCCCGAGGGGTTCCCCGCGTCACGGGGCGCGGAGGCCGCGCTGTCGGCCGTACGGCTGCCCGCCCCACCGTCGCCGTAGGCGGTCGACGCCCAGTACGCGGTGCCGCCGCCCGCCAGCAGGACGGCGGCCGCGATCGAGCCGACGGCCCAGGCGGGCCGCCGCCGTGTGCCGCGTGATGTGTCGTCGGGTCGTTCGCTGGTCACCGCATCGCTCCTTCACCGGTCCCGTCCTACCTGATGCGGGTGGGACGGAGCGGGAGCGCAACCGGTTCCCTCCTACTGGTCCCCGTACACGGACGTGGCGGCGATCAGCCGCGCCGAGGCCGGCGGGACGCTGATCCCGTGGATCTGCGAAGGGGCCACGCGGACCGGCCGGGGACCCGCCGGGACCGCCCAGTGCGGGGCCATCCGGGCGCAGTCACCCAGCAGACGGGCGAAACCGGGCTGTCGTGGGGCTTCCGCGCCGCGCTTGTCGGCGGTGTACTCGCAGTAGCCGAAACCGTCGGTATAGGTCATGGAGGCACCGTAGGCATCGGAGCTCTGGCGAAGAAAGACCTACTAAAGGGTAGTTTCTGGGGTACAGCCAGGGGCCGCTTACCGGGTAGTTTTGACTGTCCCTCGCCGTCCTCAGCAGGAGCGTCCACGCCGTGCGCATCGCAGTCACCGGCTCCATCGCCACCGACCACCTCATGACCTTCCCCGGCCGTTTCGCCGACCAGCTGGTCGCGGACCAGCTGCACACGGTCTCCCTCTCCTTCCTCGTCGACAACCTCGACGTCCGGCGGGGCGGGGTCGGCCCGAACATCTGCTTCGGTATGGGGCAGCTCGGCATCCGCCCGATCCTCGTCGGAGCCGCCGGCTCCGACTTCGACGAGTACCGCGCCTGGCTGGACCGGCACGGCGTCGACACCGAGTCCGTACGGATCTCCGAGGTGCTGCACACCGCGCGCTTCGTGTGCACCACGGACTCCGACCACAACCAGATCGGCTCCTTCTACACGGGCGCGATGAGCGAGGCCCGGCTGATCGAGCTGAAGTCCGTCGCCGACCGGGTGGGCGGGCTCGACCTCGTCCTGATCGGTGCGGACGACCCCGAGGCGATGCTGCGCCACACAGAGGAGTGCCGTACGCGCGGGATCCCCTTCGCCGCCGACTTCTCGCAGCAGATCGCGCGGATGGACGGCGACAACATCCGCACCCTGATGGAGGGCGCGACCTTCCTCTTCTCGAACGAGTACGAGAAGGGCCTCATCGAGTCGAAGTCCGGCTGGACCGACGAGGAGATCCTGTCGAAGGTCGGCACCCGCGTGACCACGCTGGGCTCCAACGGCGTCCGGATCGAGCGCGTCGGCGAGGCCCCGATCGTGGTCGGCTGCCCGGAGGAGACCGCGAAGGTCGACCCGACGGGTGTCGGCGACGCGTTCCGCGCCGGGTTCCTGACCGGTCTGGGCTGGGGCGTCGACCTGGAGCGTGCGGCGCAGCTGGGCTGCATGCTCGCGACGCTGGTGATCGAGACCCTGGGCACCCAGGAGTACACCCTGGCCCGTGCCCACTTCATGGAGCGCTTCACCAAGGCCTACGGCGACGAAGCCGCGACGGAGGTCCGCGCCCACCTCGCCTGACCCCGCCGCCGTCTGGGCCCGGGCCAGGCTTCCATCCCTTCCGGGGGAGGCCCGGGCTGCATCCAGCCCCTCCGGCGTTTG
Coding sequences within:
- a CDS encoding PspA/IM30 family protein, whose product is MSGVMKRMGMIFRAKANKALDRAEDPRETLDYSYQKQLELLQKVRRGVADVATSRKRLELQLNQLQGQSAKLEDQGRKALALGREDLAREALSRRASLQQQVSDLEVQHQTLQGEEEKLTLAAQRLQAKVDAFRTKKETIKATYTAAQAQTRIAESFSGISEEMSDVGLAIQRAEDKTAQLQARAGAIDELLASGALDDQSGLGSKDDIQAELDRLSGGTDVELELQRMKAELAGGPSAQQQAIEGGAQGNGQQSQAPHRFDKQ
- the pspAA gene encoding PspA-associated protein PspAA yields the protein MIVRIMGEGQVEVADSHFAELNKLDDELLVELESGDDEGFRRTLGALLDAVRRLGTPLPDDALEPSELILPGDDADLDEVREMLSDDGLIPG
- the cobS gene encoding adenosylcobinamide-GDP ribazoletransferase, which gives rise to MTDSYDGPPTMPPPERASLLDGLRFAFGTLTVLPARITRWDRPAARTGMACAPLAGLVVGVLAALPGVLLLLLGGGPLLAAAVTVAVPAALTRGLHLDGLADTADGLGSAKPAGEALRIMKQSDIGPFGVVALVIVLLLQVAALSDIYADSWIRGALAAVVAAVAARVAMTLACREGVPAARPGGLGAAVAGVVPRRAAALIAVLAVALAAAAALPLGLTAAGRSAAAVLAALLAAELLLRRCVRRFDGVTGDVFGALEEVAATTALIVLALG
- a CDS encoding response regulator transcription factor produces the protein MDQHATDLPSAAPVRVLLADDQALLRSAFKVLVDSEPDMEVVGEASDGAQAFELARRMRPDVVLMDIRMPGTDGLAATRMISADPELAAVRVVMLTTFEVDEYVVSALRAGASGFLGKGAEPEELLNAIRVAAAGEALLSPAATKGLIATFLAQGGGADPAAAGASAGAHAQRLAALTVREREVLVHVAAGLSNDGIAGRLEVSPLTVKTHVNRAMAKLGARDRAQLVVIAYESGLVRPRAE
- a CDS encoding efflux RND transporter permease subunit, whose amino-acid sequence is MSWLSRFSLAQRALVGLVSIVALLFGAIAIPQLKQQLLPSIELPMVSVLAPYQGASPDVVEKQVVEPIEAMLKGVDGITGITSTASEGNALIMATFDYGDSGTKQLVADVQQAVNRARVRLPAEVDPQVVAGSTDDIPTVILAVTADKDQQALADQLERSVVPVLSDIEGVGQVTVDGVQDLQVTVIPDNAKLAAAGLDGASLAQGLQAGGAAVPAGSFDEAGKNRTVRVGNGFTSLAQVEDLRLTPGTGKPAVRLGDVATVKQEPAKAVSITRTNGKPSLALVLTMDKDGSAVAISDAVKDKLPELRTALGAGADLTVVSDQGPAVAKSISSLTTEGMLGLLFAVIVILVFLASLRSTLVTAVSIPLSVVLALIVLWTRDLSLNMLTLGALTIAIGRVVDDSIVVLENIKRHLGYGEEREAAIITAVKEVAGAVTSSTLTTVAVFLPIGLTSGMIGELFGSFSLTVTAALLASLLVSLTVVPVLSYWFLSAPKGVEPGNAESAAKARREAQEKEARSRLQRFYVRVLGFATRRRVTSVAIAVVVLIGTFGMTPLLKTNFFDQGEQEVLTVKQELAPGTSLAASDEASRKIEQVLSSVDGVKSYQVTVGSSGFLAAFGGGTGSNQASYQVSLKDSGKADAVKKGIEGKLAALDGIGETRIVAGDGFGNQNLSVVVKAGDGKVLAEAAEQVRAEVAKLKNVADVQSDLSQSVPRISVTATPKAAEAGLDQTALGAIVAQAVRGNPAGKAVLDDTERDIVIRSAQPATTLAELQALPVGPVKLGDIAEVKEVPGPVAMTRIDGARAATVTARPLGDNTGAVSAELQTKLKALDLPEGATASIGGVSEDQDEAFGSLGLAMLAAIAIVFMLLVATFRSLVQPLILLVSIPFAATGALGLLIATGTPMGVPAMIGMLMLIGIVVTNAIVLIDLVNQYRAQGLGVVEAVIEGGRHRLRPILMTALATIFALLPMALGVTGEGGFISQPLAVVVIGGLVSSTLLTLLLVPTLYTMVELRKERRRAKRAAKREARLTAVPAPAAAEDEVPAKA
- the nadA gene encoding quinolinate synthase NadA; this translates as MRVVTTAQPLDVQPTPLALLLLGREADPKSERGVECPGDLPSPSDPNLVERARAAKEKLGDKVFILGHHYQRDEVIEFADVTGDSFKLAKDAAAKPEAEYIVFCGVHFMAESADILTSDDQKVVLPDLAAGCSMADMATAEQVAECWDVLTEAGIAGSTVPVSYMNSSADIKAFTGKHGGTICTSSNAKKALEWAFEQGEKILFLPDQHLGRNTAVRDMGMSLDDCVLYNPHKPNGGLTVEQLRNAKMILWRGHCSVHGRFSVDSVNDVRARIPGVNVLVHPECKHEVVAAADYVGSTEYIIKALEAAPAGSKWAIGTELNLVRRLANRFAAEDKEVVFLDKTVCFCSTMNRIDLPHLVWTLESLAEGNLVNQIQVDKETESFAKLALERMLALP
- the erpA gene encoding iron-sulfur cluster insertion protein ErpA, translated to MSVQDDKTTVSDGILLSDAAAEKVRTLLEQEGRDDLALRVAVQPGGCSGLRYQLFFDERSLDGDVVKDFDGVKVVTDRMSSPYLHGASIDFVDTIEKQGFTIDNPNATGSCACGDSFS
- a CDS encoding carbohydrate kinase family protein, coding for MRIAVTGSIATDHLMTFPGRFADQLVADQLHTVSLSFLVDNLDVRRGGVGPNICFGMGQLGIRPILVGAAGSDFDEYRAWLDRHGVDTESVRISEVLHTARFVCTTDSDHNQIGSFYTGAMSEARLIELKSVADRVGGLDLVLIGADDPEAMLRHTEECRTRGIPFAADFSQQIARMDGDNIRTLMEGATFLFSNEYEKGLIESKSGWTDEEILSKVGTRVTTLGSNGVRIERVGEAPIVVGCPEETAKVDPTGVGDAFRAGFLTGLGWGVDLERAAQLGCMLATLVIETLGTQEYTLARAHFMERFTKAYGDEAATEVRAHLA